A genomic window from Natrinema sp. HArc-T2 includes:
- a CDS encoding RAD55 family ATPase — MYDLADVLPDADLDPGTNVLVTGPPLTGKRQIAFDILASGANRGDGSIIVTTKDSADKVLEGFDTRIDDGVEPDVGVVDCVTKQRGIGTIDDDPRIKYASSPVDMTGIGIKLSEFLQEFYETRGHTENRVLMHSVSTLLMYSDLQTVFRFLHVFTGRIQSADALGLYVIDATAHDDQTMNTLKQLFDAVIELEESTDGDEPTIRTAGLSP, encoded by the coding sequence ATGTATGACCTTGCAGATGTCCTTCCGGACGCCGACCTCGATCCAGGGACGAACGTACTCGTCACGGGTCCGCCACTGACAGGCAAACGCCAGATTGCCTTCGACATCCTCGCAAGTGGGGCAAACCGTGGGGATGGATCGATCATCGTCACCACCAAAGACAGCGCCGACAAGGTTCTCGAGGGCTTCGATACCCGTATCGACGACGGCGTCGAACCCGATGTCGGTGTCGTCGACTGTGTCACGAAACAGCGCGGTATCGGGACCATCGACGACGATCCGCGGATTAAATACGCCTCGTCGCCCGTCGACATGACTGGCATCGGGATCAAACTCTCCGAATTCCTTCAGGAGTTCTACGAGACGCGGGGGCACACCGAGAACCGCGTGCTCATGCACTCCGTTTCGACGCTGCTGATGTACTCAGATCTCCAGACCGTGTTTCGATTCCTCCACGTATTCACGGGCCGTATTCAGAGCGCCGACGCGCTGGGGCTGTACGTCATCGACGCGACGGCACACGACGATCAAACGATGAACACGCTCAAACAGCTGTTCGACGCCGTCATCGAACTCGAGGAGTCGACCGATGGCGACGAGCCAACGATTCGGACGGCTGGTCTCTCGCCCTGA
- a CDS encoding MFS transporter, whose amino-acid sequence MSETTELTQGIREHLGQFSLHVLLVFATGLTIGSERTVVPVLGEDVLGVESFFVIGSFVVSFGFVKALLNLYAGKWGEEYGRKPVLVSGWLTALPIPVILIFAPNWWWITVGNVLLGINQALTWSMAINAKIDLASPDQRGLAVGIDEAFGYTGVAVGAWLTGVIAGQTSLRPEPFYFLAAVVVLAFLISIFLIKETVQLAHLEGDDDHHDANLPFNEVLKRATYGDKTLFAAAQAGHIENFVDTLFWIAVPLYLTSQGLAIEAVGVVVGVHSAMYFLQIGTGGLADRIGRRPPVIVGMFLAGAGVLGMVFVDSYLPWAVLAAVSGLGMALLYPNLMTVPSDAAHPTWRSAGMGVYRMWRDAGYGVGAILIGLSMEFVNLEAAFYMTAALMFVSGAIVSLWMEETHPEFGTHEPPAPARETSTQAPAED is encoded by the coding sequence TGGGCGAGGACGTCCTCGGCGTCGAGTCGTTTTTCGTCATCGGCTCGTTCGTCGTCTCCTTCGGCTTCGTCAAGGCATTGCTCAACCTCTATGCCGGCAAGTGGGGCGAAGAATACGGTCGGAAGCCGGTGCTCGTCAGTGGCTGGCTCACCGCGCTGCCGATTCCGGTGATCCTCATTTTCGCACCCAACTGGTGGTGGATCACCGTCGGGAACGTCCTCCTGGGGATCAACCAGGCGCTCACCTGGAGTATGGCGATCAACGCCAAGATCGACCTCGCGAGCCCCGATCAGCGCGGCCTTGCCGTCGGGATCGACGAGGCCTTTGGCTACACCGGCGTCGCTGTGGGTGCGTGGCTCACCGGTGTGATCGCCGGCCAGACCAGCCTCCGGCCCGAGCCGTTCTACTTCCTGGCTGCTGTGGTGGTGCTCGCGTTCCTGATCTCGATTTTCCTCATCAAAGAGACGGTTCAACTCGCCCACCTCGAGGGCGACGACGACCACCACGATGCGAACCTGCCGTTCAACGAGGTGCTAAAGCGCGCGACCTACGGCGACAAGACGCTGTTCGCGGCGGCCCAAGCCGGCCACATCGAGAACTTCGTCGATACGCTGTTCTGGATCGCTGTCCCGCTGTATCTCACGAGTCAGGGTCTCGCAATCGAAGCTGTCGGGGTCGTCGTCGGGGTCCACAGCGCGATGTACTTCCTCCAGATCGGCACCGGCGGCCTCGCAGACCGCATCGGTCGCCGCCCGCCGGTCATCGTCGGAATGTTCCTCGCCGGCGCAGGCGTCCTCGGGATGGTGTTCGTCGATAGCTACCTCCCGTGGGCAGTCTTAGCCGCCGTTTCCGGGCTCGGCATGGCGCTGCTCTACCCGAACCTGATGACGGTCCCAAGCGATGCCGCCCACCCGACCTGGCGGTCGGCAGGGATGGGCGTCTACCGGATGTGGCGCGACGCCGGCTACGGCGTCGGCGCGATCCTGATCGGGCTCTCGATGGAGTTCGTAAACCTCGAGGCCGCATTCTACATGACCGCCGCCTTGATGTTCGTCTCCGGAGCAATCGTGTCTCTCTGGATGGAGGAGACCCATCCGGAATTCGGGACGCACGAACCACCGGCCCCTGCTCGAGAGACGTCGACACAGGCTCCTGCTGAAGACTAA
- a CDS encoding geranylgeranylglycerol-phosphate geranylgeranyltransferase, which yields MTVGETGRGLLELTRPINVIAASVLTFIGSFIAGGVSEEPMAVVAAVAATGLAVGAGNAINDYFDREIDRINQPERAIPRGAVSPRGALAFSITLFAGAVAFALILPRLAIAIATVNLLALVAYTEFFKGLPGVGNALVAYLVGSTFLFGAAAIDGSEIGPAVVLFVLAAIATLTREIIKDVEDIEGDREEGLHTLPIAIGERRALVVAAVLLVAAVVASPIPYLRAEFGVAYLLVVAPADAIMLVAAYESFENPTAGQSHLKYGMFLAALAFIIGRVALELSLSL from the coding sequence ATGACAGTCGGCGAGACAGGTCGTGGGTTGCTCGAGTTGACGCGACCGATAAACGTCATCGCGGCGAGCGTATTGACGTTTATCGGGTCGTTCATCGCCGGCGGCGTGTCCGAGGAGCCGATGGCGGTCGTCGCTGCGGTCGCGGCAACAGGATTGGCAGTCGGTGCGGGAAATGCGATCAACGACTACTTCGATCGAGAGATCGACCGGATCAACCAGCCCGAGCGGGCGATTCCCCGCGGGGCAGTGAGTCCACGAGGTGCGCTAGCATTCAGTATTACACTCTTTGCTGGCGCGGTCGCCTTCGCGCTGATACTGCCGCGGTTGGCGATCGCGATTGCGACCGTCAATCTCCTCGCGTTGGTCGCATACACCGAGTTTTTCAAGGGGTTGCCCGGCGTGGGCAATGCACTCGTCGCCTATCTGGTCGGCAGCACGTTCCTCTTTGGGGCTGCAGCGATCGATGGGAGTGAGATCGGACCAGCGGTCGTGCTGTTCGTGCTCGCGGCGATTGCAACGCTAACCCGGGAGATCATCAAGGACGTTGAAGATATCGAAGGAGATCGCGAAGAGGGGCTGCACACCCTGCCGATCGCGATCGGGGAACGCCGTGCGCTCGTCGTCGCAGCCGTCTTACTCGTGGCAGCCGTCGTCGCCAGTCCGATTCCGTACCTGCGTGCGGAGTTCGGTGTCGCATATCTGCTCGTCGTCGCACCTGCTGATGCCATCATGCTGGTCGCCGCCTACGAGAGTTTCGAGAATCCGACTGCCGGCCAATCGCACCTCAAATATGGGATGTTTCTCGCCGCACTGGCGTTCATCATCGGACGCGTCGCCCTCGAGCTTTCGCTCTCGCTATAG